One region of Motacilla alba alba isolate MOTALB_02 chromosome 24, Motacilla_alba_V1.0_pri, whole genome shotgun sequence genomic DNA includes:
- the ANKK1 gene encoding ankyrin repeat and protein kinase domain-containing protein 1, with amino-acid sequence MGTEQGGLGSLTVFSKEDFEDEWLRVASGGFGHVYQVKHRRWRTVYAVKCSPYLLQDSSLDRTSMNCLMEEASKMEKIKFQHIVTIYGVCNSPLGIVMEYMARGSLERILPTHRMSWQLKFRVIHEMGLAMNFLHSMSPPLLHLDLKPGNVLLDGNMHVKISDFGLSKWMEQSSRMQYIESSALRGTLSYIPPEMFLQNSKPPGIKYDVYSFGIVIWEVLMQKKPYTGANMMAIIVKVAAGKRPGLELVRDDWPGECHQMVDLMKRCWDQDPKQRPSFADIPVETDVLLALIQSLVQDPENERLVRKMSHKPAISRSQQGDKEEFTFPRDTRSGGKDPQEVPLPPPQGEAGCPEELGPEELGRVQENGLTLLHLLVLQGNVGKVRFLLGRGAGVNGAAGGGCTPLLLAVQRRLPEICAVLIEHGADVNAADEDGWSPLHFAAQHGDDRTVRLLLDHQARADAQERDGWTPLHLAAQNNFENVARVLLSRQADCNTQEVDGKTALHVAACFGHVGLVKLLASQGADLERKQKNLRTPLHVAVERGKFRVVQYLLKNGISVNSLDQNHYSALHLAVVRGKYLICEKLIKYGANVELRTDKGWTPLHLASFKGHIEIIRLLKGSRARLDAKGGMDWTPLHLATRYGDEPVVSELLRCGADPNTAERSHWAPLHFAVLRGSFLSVINLLECQADVNARNKVGWTPLHLAVLKGNMAIIKTLLKAGALLDVEDITGCTALQLAVRHQRENIITLLQGKEASGSKAGNRTLSEAKIPMPRLIPGRTDL; translated from the exons atgggcaCCGAGCAGGGCGGGCTGGGCAGCCTGACCGTGTTCAGCAAGGAGGATTTCGAGGATGAGTGGCTGCGGGTGGCCAGCGGGGGCTTTGGCCACGTGTACCAGGTGAAGCACAGGAGGTGGAGGACGGTCTATGCCGTGAAGTGCTCCCCGTACCTGCTGCAGGACTCCAGCCTGGACAG gaCCAGCATGAACTGCCTAATGGAGGAGGCAAGCAAGATGGAGAAAATCAAATTCCAGCACATTGTCACCATCTACGGGGTGTGCAACAGCCCTCTGGGGATAGTGATGGAATACATGGCCAGGGGGTCCTTGGAGAGGATCCTTCCCACCCACAGAATGTCCTGGCAGCTGAAATTCCGGGTGATCCATGAGATGGGCTTGGCCATGAATTTCCTGCACAGCATGAGCCCTCCTCTGCTGCACTTGGATCTGAAGCCAGGGAATGTCCTCCTGGATGGGAACATGCACGTCAAG ATCTCCGACTTCGGGCTGTCCAAGTGGATGGAGcaatccagcaggatgcagtACATCGAGAGCTCGGCTCTGAGGGGCACCCTGAGCTACATCCCCCCCGAAATGTTCCTGCAGAACAGCAAACCCCCGGGGATCAAGTATGATGTGTACAG CTTCGGCATCGTCATCTGGGAGGTGCTCATGCAGAAGAAGCCTTACACAG GGGCCAACATGATGGCCATCATCGTGAAGGTGGCAGCGGGGAAGAGGCCGGGGCTGGAGCTCGTCAGGGACGACTGGCCCGGGGAGTGCCACCAGATGGTCGACCTGATGAAGAGGTGCTGGGACCAGGACCCCAAGCAAAGGCCCAGCTTTGCAG atATCCCTGTGGAGACCGACGTGCTGCTGGCTCTGATCCAGAGCCTGGTGCAGGACCCGGAGAACGAGCGCCTGGTCAGGAAGATGTCCCACAAACCGGCCATCTCCAGGAGCCAGCAG GGTGACAAAGAGGAGTTCACCTTCCCCCGAGACACCAGGAGTGGGG GAAAGGACCCCCAGGAGGTTCCTCTCCCACCTCCACAGGGCGAGGCCGGGTGCCCCGAGGAGCTGGGGcccgaggagctgggcagggtgcAGGAGAACGGCCTGACCCTGCTGcacctgctggtgctgcagggcaaCGTGGGCAAGGTGCGCTTCCTGCTGGGCCGCGGCGCCGGCGTCAacggcgcggcgggcggcggctgcACCCCGCTGCTCCTGGCCGTGCAGCGCCGGCTCCCCGAGATCTGCGCCGTCCTCATCGAGCACGGCGCCGACGTCAACGCGGCCGACGAGGACGGCTGGAGCCCGCTGCACTTCGCGGCCCAGCACGGCGACGACCGCACCGTGCGGCTGCTGCTGGACCACCAGGCCCGCGCCGACGCCCAGGAGCGCGACGGGTGGACGCCGCTGCACCTGGCGGCCCAGAACAACTTTGAGAACGTGGCGCGGGTGCTGCTGTCCCGCCAGGCCGACTGCAACACGCAGGAGGTGGACGGCAAGACCGCCCTGCACGTGGCCGCGTGCTTCGGGCACGTCGGCCTGGTCAAGCTGCTGGCCAGCCAGGGGGCCGACCTggagaggaagcagaagaacCTCAGGACTCCGCTGCACGTGGCCGTGGAGAGGGGCAAGTTCAGGGTGGTGCAGTACCTGCTGAAGAACGGCATCTCCGTCAACAGCCTGGACCAGAACCACTACAGCGCCCTGCACCTGGCCGTGGTCAGGGGCAAGTACCTGATCTGCGAGAAACTCATCAAATACGGGGCCAACGTGGAGCTGAGGACGGACAAAGGCTGGACGCCCCTGCACCTGGCCTCCTTCAAGGGGCACATCGAGATCATCCGGCTGCTGAAGGGCAGCCGCGCCCGGCTGGACGCCAAGGGCGGCATGGACTGGACGCCGCTGCACCTGGCCACGCGCTACGGGGACGAGCCCGTGGTCAGCGAGCTGCTGCGCTGCGGGGCCGACCCCAACACGGCCGAGAGGTCCCACTGGGCCCCCCTGCACTTCGCCGTGCTCAGGGGCTCCTTCCTCAGCGTCATCAACCTCCTGGAGTGCCAGGCCGACGTCAACGCCAGGAACAAGGTGGGCTGGACCCCGCTGCACCTGGCGGTGCTCAAGGGCAACATGGCCATCATCAAGACCCTGCTGAAGGCAGGGGCCCTGCTGGACGTGGAGGACATCACGGGGTGCACGGCCCTGCAGCTGGCCGTGAGGCACCAGCGGGAGAACATCAtcaccctgctccagggcaaGGAGGCCTCGGGGAGCAAAGCTGGGAACAGGACTCTGAGCGAGGCGAAGATCCCCATGCCCAGGCTCATCCCAGGAAGGACAGACCTGTAA